From the genome of Lepus europaeus isolate LE1 chromosome 23, mLepTim1.pri, whole genome shotgun sequence:
CAACCCTTAGCCACGGAGGATACCGATCGGCAACCTGGCTCGGCTGTTGGCTGCGGTGATGTTGAACTCCATGCCTCCTGCTAGATCTCCTAAACttgtttcttctccttccttcctggtgCACCTGCTTATCCAGCAGACTGCAGGCTCGGGGAAGGTCTTGTCAAATGCCCTGTCACTGATTCACACGAAAGCATGCCCTGTGACAAGTGCATCCCAGGCATTTATGCACGAGAGCGCTTGCTTGCACCTCCCCAGACCTGTCTCTGCTCGAGTTCGACATAAGCGACTCCATCCTGGTACCGGCAACTTTCACAGTGCATGTGTCAAAGTGTACACAGCTTAAGTGTACCTGCATTGTCGTGAACGATCACTATCCCACTCCTCCAGAACTGTCTTCATCGTATAACACTGCCTCTGGACCATTAAACAGTAACTCCCcatcccctccacccacccacaccGGCAAAGCCCCCCCATTTCTGCCTTCTGGTCTGAGATCCCAAAGTTCTGCTGCAGTAAATGAGTAACTTGATTCCACCTTCAAGGCTCACTTGCTCAGGGCAGATGTTTAATGTCGTGATGAAGTCATCATTGCGTAAGCTGCCCATGTCCCAGGGTCGGCTCTATGGCGTAGAACGTTAAACCtccgcttgcagcactggcattccttatccgcactggttcgagtcccagctgcttcacttcccatccagctccctgctaattcgcctgggtgagcagtggaagatggcccaagtacttgggcccctgtaccctgtgggagacccagaagaagctgctaaCTTCTGGCTGAATTCAGCCTGcaactggctgttgcagtcatttggagattgaaccagcaaatggaaggtttttctctctctctatctccttctttctctatatctctgcctttcaaattaattaattaatttggggtgcttgggttcaattccaagttctggctcctgattccagcttcctacttatgcagaccctgggaggcagcagtgatagcttgagtcattgggctcctgccacccacatggaggatggagttcctggatcccggctattgtggccattcgtagagtgaacctatggatggaaactctctctgtcctatctgtctctttctctttctctctgtctctctgcctctcaaataaataaataaattttaataatacctTCAGATGCTCCTGAAGTCATAATATGGGGTTAGGTCACAATAAACCAACACAAGTTGAATCTACAAGaagtaaaaaatgcatttaggggccagcgccatggctcactaggctaatcctctgcctgcggcaatggcaccccgggttctagtcccagtcggggcgctggattctgtcccggttgcccctcttccagtccagctctctggtgtggcccgggaaggcagtggaggatggcccaagtccttgggttcctgcacccgcatgggagactgggaggaagcacccggctcctggcttcagatcagcgcagcaccgaccgtggcggccattaggggagtgaaccaacagaaggaagacctttgtctctgtctctctctctcactgtctataactctctctgtctctctctctctcactgtctaactctgcctgtcaaaaaaaaaaaaaaaacccacatttagTACAGGCAGCTTATTGAATATTGTAGCTTAGCAACCCAGCGACACTGGAAACACCCCACTGTTCACTCCTGTGCTCACATGGCTCATGGGGAGACATAACTTTCTGTTGTGGTCAAGTATCATGAAAGAGTATTGTATCACATACCGCCAACCAGGGAGATCAGAATTCAAAATTCGAGGTATAGTTTCTATTGAATGTGTATTACTCTCGCACCATCGTGAATGAGAAAGAGCATCGGTGGAACCATCCTAAGTGGGAGAGCATCTGTATTTGAAGCCAGAGATGAACTCGTTCTGACTAAAGCCACAACCCAGCCTCTCTCTGAGTAGCTGGAAGACAGGAGCCTCACAGCCGGGCTGCCTGACAGGCAAAGTGCAAGCCCTTCCCGGGAGTAGTGATTACACACTTCAATCTCGACTCCTCTTTATACATAATGTCCAGCACACGAAAATAACTTAAAAGACAtgcaaagaagcaggaaaatgtGGCCCCTAGtcatgatgggggtgggggacagccaATAGGAACAGATCCTGGTGTTGAAATTAGCTGACcaaggggctggcaatgtggcattgTAGCTGTCGCCTGCGACACTACATCCTGTATGGGTGACGGttccaaatcctggctgctccacttctgatccagctccctgctgatgcacctgggaaagcgatggaagatgcccaagtgcttgggtcttgctACTTacatgaaagaccaggaagaagctcctggctcctggctcctggctcctggcttcagcttggcccagccctggccattgtggccatctggagaatgaatcagcagatggaagatctctctctctctctctctctctctctgtaagctggactttcaaataaataaataaagctttaataaaagaaaattagccTACAAAGACTTTTAAGTAACAATAATaaatgtgctggggccagcactgtagtgtagcgagtaaagccactgcctgcagtgccagaatcccatatgggcgcaggttcaagacccggctgctccacttcctatccagcaatctgccatgggctgggaaagcagtagaagatggcccaagtgcttgggtccctgcaacccatgtgggagacccgagggaagctcctggcttcagattggtgcagctccggccgttgtggccaattggggagtgaaccagtggatggaagacatctctctctctttctttctttctctctgcctctccactctgtgtaactatgactttcatataaataaataaatcttttaaaaaaacattaaaaatttcagagaaaaaatggacaacatgTGTGAACAGATGGCAAACTTCAGCAGAGAAATCGAAACCCTAacaatttctagaaatgaaaaatgcacGTCTCAAACTAAAGAATGCATTAGAtggaccagcactgcaggcacagcaGAAGCATCAGTGACGGCAATGACAGGTCAGCAGAAACCATCCTGGTGGAGAGGAAGAATTCGGCAGTGCTCCAGCCCCTGTGCCCAGCCCTCCCCAAGCCTCACCTTGTGCCACAGGGCCCGGAGGCAGCTTCTGCGCAGGGCTGTGTGCTGCCACGCCAGGTACTCATCCACACGAGCCCGGGCCTGCAGGTCCTGAGGGTACCAGTGGTCGGGGACCTTATACTTGTGCGTCAGGTAGAGCAGGATGGCAACACTGTGGGGGACAGGACACAGGGTAGGAGAAGGAAGCGCATTATCCTAGGGACTTCATACATGGGGCCTTCTTCAATCCTCCTGACAATCTGACAGAGTCTGAGCCTCAGTGCATAGACAAGGAAGCCAGGCTTAGAAAGGTGAAGCAGGAGTGGCCTGGCGATGCAGTGCAGGGGgttatgccagcatcccgtatcagagtgctggttcaagtcctggctgctctgcttccaatccagctccctgttaatgtgcctgggaagcagcagatgatggctcaagtacttgaatctctgccactcaaatgggagaccctggctcctggcttcagcctggcccagtttcagctgttggtaggcacttgggtagtgaactagcagaagaaagatctgcttctctgtctgcctttcaaataagtaaatgcatttttaaaaagtgtgaaggGACttgccccaggccacacagccctTGGTGGCAAAGCTGAAAGTCTTCCTGAGGCTAACACTCAAGCTCATGCTACCACCAGGCTGAATCCCACAGCAGAGCATCTGGCCAAGGGTCCAGAGGCAGTTTCTGAACAGCAAACCAGAGAGAGCTTCCTGCAGGAGGCAGCATCCAAGCTCAACCCTAAAGAAGCTCAGCTCTTCCTGGTCTCAATCCACTGCCCTCTCTGGCATTCACAGCAGCCTCAGATGgcctgcttgtccaaaaaaaaaaaaaaaaaaaaaaaaaggtgggggcaCTTTCTTGTCACCACCCCCCTTCTTGGTTAGGTCATTCTTTGACAAGAATCAGCTGCTATCTAGACCCTCAAGCCTTGCCCAGAAAACATGTGGGATTCTGCAGGATCCTAGAACCACAGATTCGATGAAGACCCTGATGTTCCCTTCCTGTTCTGGGTCGTGGGGGCTGCCATGCTGTTGTGATGAGGATGAGTCTGGGAGGAGACCGAGGATTTGTCAATTTGGAACTTGAGGTGTCCCACATGTTGGGCATCCCAGCCCAAAGGGTGGGCAAATTTCTGTATTAACACTGGCCCATGTTCCCTGTTAAAAGTCCTGTACCAAGGCTGttactgtagtgtagtgggtgaagccaccacctgcagtgacagcatcccatatgggcgctggttcgagactcggcagctccacttccagtccagctctctgctgtggcctgggaaagcagtagaagatgacccaagtccttgggacccgcacccacatgggaaatccagaagaggctcctggctcctggcttagggtcggcccagctccagccattgcggccaattggggagtgaaccaggggatggaagacctctctctctctctctctctctttctacctctgcctctctgtaactgcctctctgtaactcagcctttcaaataaataaatttatatataaatcttaaaaaaaaaaaaaagccctgtacCCCATGCCCGAGCTTAGTGACACAGCTGTCAGGGCAAGATGCCCTGGCTCTCCTTTTGCTtccagctgatggctcaagccccCCGCGAGGAGGACCACAGGCAGACATGCAGGAGTTGCACCCTGCCCCTGGCTGGTAGAGGCCACAAGGACtcagggcaggcgttgtggcacagtggctgaaGTCACCGTTTGCAATGCCTGTATCCTATCTCCAAGTGCCAATCTACATGCCGGCTGCCCCTCtttggtccagctttctgctaatgcaccatgGAAGGCGgcagagggatggcccaagtgcttaggttaggcccctgccacctgttgggagacccggatggaattcctgcctcttggcttgaGCCTGGCTGGCTCAGACTTGGcagctgtgggtatttgggggagtgaatcagcagataaaaggtctctctctctctctctccctctgtcactctgcctttcaaacaaacaaataaatcttttcaggaAGAGAAAAGTATGGGGGCACCAGCACGGAGGCACCAGCAAGGAAGACTGGGCCTGGCCGGGTGTCTGGGGAACTCATCCGGGGAGCAAGATCCCAGAGATGACCTCTAACTCACAAACCCTAGTTCCCCTGGCTATGGGACGGCTGAGCCGGTAACAAAAGGGGCTGAACTGGGAGAAGGTTGGGCTTTCTCTGAAGAGCTTTCAACTTATTGGGCTTACAGCCACTTGTCTGACAGCTTAGCCCTTGGGGAGACCCACCCAGAGATGGGGGCCCCCAGGCAGCCCAAACACAACTGGGACACACCAGCCGGGACAGGGAGTTGCCCCggggtgggtgaagccaccacctccCCATGCCCGGGCCTGTGCCCTGCTCCAGGGACACTCTGGCCAGTAGACAGAGCACTAGGTTCTCTAACTATCCTGGGGACTGGAAGAGCAGGCAGGGGCCTGGGTCTCAGCCCCAGAACTGGGCGGGACTGGGGCAAAGAGGACCGTCCCTTTGAGGACCCCAGCTTCTGTGTCTGTAGCACCAAGCGCTGGGACAGGGTGTGTGCAGCAGGGCCCAGCAGCGgccccaggggcccaggtacctctCAGCCAAGGTGAAGTCCCCATCCTTCAAGGCCGGCACCTTCTTCAAGGGGTTCACCTGGGCGAAGGCTTCACTGAGGTGCTCGGCTGCAGACAGAAGAACCCCGGGGGGTGGTGAGGGCAGAAGGCTGAGCCCCCCCGCAGCCTGGGCCCACCTCCTGCGGTGGCGGGGCCCCAGGGTGCTGCTCTCTGGGGCAGGGGATGGGGAGCGATGGGAGGAGAGGAGCTGGCATGAGACAGACATGGATCCCCCCCCCCGACTCGCCCAGTCCCACAGTCACAGCCCTCCCACAAGCTGACCCTCTCCACTGGAGCTCCAGGTGCACGGCGGGGGGCCTGGCCCTTCCCAcgcacctccacccccaccccctcctctgccCACCACTGGCAGCTTCAGGAGTTCACATGTAGGGTGTCCCGGGCTACAGGGGAGGTCCCCTGAGTGGAGCTAGGGTTTCCCACagcgccctcccacccccaccccagggaagtGACCTTTCCCTGAGACCTAGTCACTTGGTACCAACTCCCCCTTGGGTCCCCATCATCCCTCAGAGCAGGTAGAATGCCCTAGAAGGCAGACATATGGTTTTTTCCCCTCCCACTGCAGGAACCCCACGACCCTCTCTGGACCTCCCTGCAGGGGGCTCTCCCACCAGGGAACCCTCATCTCCTCTCTTGGGGAAACACCCACCAGCTGCACCCCACCTGGGTGCCCCTTTGtcccctctctccctggtccCACACCCCCGGGATAGTGCGATAGTGGGCAGCGCCCAGAGAGGCTGGGAAGAGATGAAATTTCAGGCCATGGGCCAGGGCAGTGCCAAGGACAAAGACAGCATGGACTTGCCATTGAGGGGgtatcagatggaagactgttgcggccatttggggaatgagccagtggatggaagatatctctctctctctctctctctctctctctctctctctctctctctctctctaactctgcctttcaaataaataacaatcttttttttttttttttttttgacagatagagttagacagtgagagagagagacgtcttccttccgttggatcactccccaaatgaccgctacggctggggcactgcaccgatccgaagtcaggagccgggtgcttctcccggtctcccatgggggtgcaggtgcccaagcacttgggccatcctccactgccctcccaggccacagcagagagctggactggaagaggagtagccgggactagaacctggcgcccatatgggatgctggcaccgcaggcagaggattacccaagtgagccacggcgccataaaacaatctttttaaatgaaagagagaggcagagaaggaggagcagaggagggggTAGCAGGGGATGCCCATGCAGACTGGGTAGGAGTTACGGAGGGCAGACCTGCAAAGTCAGTCCCTGGGGTTTGCTTTCTGTCCTGGCAGCCAGGACTACAAAGCAGGGACCCCAGATCTGTCCCCATCTGGGTGCCTGGTGCCCCCGACCCCTCTCCTTGTCTGGGGCCGGGGTCCCCTCAGACCCAAGAGGCAACACGCTGCCCTGCCAGGTCTTCCCTCCTCCCGCTATGCCTCGCCCCTGCCCCTCTTTATTCGGCCCCAGCTGAGCCCCCCTCATTCATTATCGGGGCGGGGGGACCAAGCAGAGTTTGGGGGAATCCTCTGGCACTCCCCTTCGTGGACTAGTGCCCAAATCAGCCCAGCGATGGCCCAGTTAAGAGGAGGCGCAAGAGCGGGGAGGGGTCCCCGAGGCAAGGTCTGCCTCCCAGGCCCTTCCCGGACTCTCGGTGCCCCCCAAACCGGAGGACCGGCCCACCTTGGCGCAGCTCCACGGGGCGCAGCTGGAAGGGGATCCCGTTTTTCTTGGCGAAGATGTAGATGGCGCGGCAGGGCTGGGACAGCAGGTCCAGGTAGAGCTCCAGGCCCATGGCGGGGGCTGCGTGGGGCGCGGACTCAGCAAAGCACTGCGCGTCCCTGCGACtcgggtctcgggtctcgggtctcgggtcTCGGCCCGGGACTGGAGCGGCGGTCACGCCCACTCAGAGGCCGCTGCGCTCATTGGACGGCTCGCTGGCTCTCGCGTCCAATTGCAGACCGGCTGGAGCGAGGGGCGTGGTTATGGGACGGTCCCCAGTGTGGGAGGAGGCGTGCGGAGGGGTCACCgtcctgggttcaattctctcAGCGCAGTTTTTAAGGTTCAGTCTGTTGTAGCGTGTGCGTTTCCCATCTCCCCCATTTTACAgctgggaaaactgaggcagagaatGGTGATGGCCCCAGATGGCCTGGCTCCCGAGTccatcttgtttttgtttgttttgaatttatgaatataaacagatttcatatatttcactggagtagttccaagaagacaaccatacttccctccctcaatcctcctccttcctagacattttatttatttatttatttgaaagcaggggcccaagcacttgggtcattttccaccgctttcccaggccatagcagagagctggattggaagtggagcagccggaactcgtaccggcacccatatgggaatacTGGCGCTGcgatggtggcttagcccactatgccacagcgcgggccccacgCCTCAGCAGGAGCCCGGCATTTTCCTACACAGGAAGCAGCATTTCTGCCAAGCCAATGAAGGTTGTACTCTGTGGTCTGTGGCTCAAAAAATAACAAGTGAGATTCAGAATTCGGTATGGAAGCTTTGAAAAGGAGCTAGGCACCCAGAGAAAGCAATGGTTACCTTATCTTCACTTCACAGGGATCTGAGCCCAGGAACCTGATTTGGCCCGTGCTTCAGGATTGATCATTTGCTTGGGGCCGGGCTCATATAAACTAACACTCAAGACACTGATGGCTTTATACAtggatatatttaaaaatataatggctAGGGTctgcgttgtggtgtagtggatgaagctgccatctgcagtgctggcatcctatatgggctccggttcgagtcccagctgttccacttctgatccagctctctgctatggcctgggaaagcagtagaagatggccctggtccttgggcccctgcacctgtgtgggaagacctggaagaagctgctggttcctggctttgggtcggtgcatctctggctgttgtggccaactggggagtgaaccagtggatggaatacctctctctctctctctctctctctctctgcctttctttctccctctgtgtaactctgacttccaaataaataaataaatctttaaaaaaaatcaatcccactcacaatagctactcTGGACTGCTTGGCAAGGTCTGgccaaaaatgaaaatgtgggaCCCCCTTATTCAACCCCCACGGATCTCAAGATGGCAATAGCAGAGTGTTAAACCAACTGCAGAGCCCTGCTCAGCTGTAGACCCATGGAGGCCCTTGTCCTTGGAAGGTGAGGCAGATTCTAAAGTGAGACATCATGACCTCCCCCCCACatccctttatttgaaaggcaaaagttatatggggcaggggagggggagaggggatcttccattcactggttcactccccaaatggtcacaacagccagggctgggcagaccaaaaccagggacctgaaactccctctgggtctcccacgtgggtgtcccccaagcacttaaaccatcctccgctgctttcccaggtgcagcagcagggagatggatcggaagtggagcagccgggacttgaaccagaacccacatgggatgccacagtGTGGCCCTGATGCCCACCTTACGGTGTTCACGTTGCCGTGTAGTGCCCCCCCCCACATTGAACATGTTTCACAAAGTGAGCCAAGGTGACAGGTGAGCTGACAGCTGACTGGTGTCAGCATCCATCCCGTGAACTCACTGGCTCTGCAGACTTGCTCCCTTGCCGGCTTTGATGTAAGTGACCACAGTAGGAGGGCTGTGGGTCTTGGGTGGCCCTCTGTGGATAACACAGACAGCAGGTGGGAACCCTCAGTCCCTCAACCAGAAATGGTTGCTCCCCTCACTGAGCCTCAGAGAAATACACAGCCCTGGCAGACACCCTCAGTCTTGCCGAAGACCCTACAGGCCATGCCCGACCCCCTGATGCACAGAAAGTGGGAGACAGTGTGTGTTGTTCTAAGCCAAGCCTCTCCAGAAGATGTGTTGCTAAGCAAAGCGATGGATCATGCCCTGGCTAGCCTGGTACATCCTTGGGCTCGCTTTGCTCTCAGTCTGCCCCCAGCAGGCATTCTGGGGAACTGCACTGCCAAGCAGGGTGTGGGGTGCACAGTTCAGTGGTGTGATACTGTtctttattatcatcattattagtatttgagagagatctcccatctactgttcccttccccaaatgccagggctggcccaggctgaaaccaggagccaggaattcaatccaggtctcccacgagggtggcagggacccaactgtttgagccatcaccactgcattcCAGAGTGCAATTAGCAGGAAGAGGCATGgttttcactttcatttgttCATGGTACTTTCTGATTTCCTTGTCATTTCTTCcactcatggattttttttaaataattatttttattttatttgaaagacagagagagagagagagagagagagagagagagagagatcttccatttcactggttcactccccaaatgactgcaacagccagagctgagccaatccaaagccaggagccaggaacctcttctgggtctcccacgcaggtgcaggggcccaagcacttgggccatcctccactgttttcccaggccacagcagagagctggcctggaagaggagcagctgggactcgaactggtgcccacatgggatgccggcactgcaggctggggctttaacctgctgcatcacagcatcagccctcACTTGTGGATTAAAAGTGTgttgtttcctctctctctctctctctttctctctctttttcttttctttctttttaaaaaaattatttggaaggcaaagctaCAGCTTACTCCCCCAGAACGCcaacagtggctggagctgggtcaagctAAGCAAGAGCGAGGACCGGAATCCAGGtttcctttgtttgtttgtttgttttgttttgtttttgacaggcagagtggacagtgagagagagagagacagaaaaaaaggtcttcctttttccattggttcaccctccaatggccgccgcggccggcgcactgcgttgatccgaagttgggagccaggtgcttctcctggtctcccatggggtgcagggcccaagcacttgggccatcctccactgcactccctggccacagcagagagctggcctggaagaggagcaaccgggacaggatcggtgccccgaccgggactagaacccggtgtgccggcgccactaggcggaagattagcctattgagtagtggcgccggcctccaggctTCCTTTgtaggtgacagagacccagtgaCTTGCGCCGCCCCCACTGTTAAGTGGGAACAGGGATCCAGAGcggaaccgggacttgaacccaggtcctctgatgtgaTTCACTGGCATCCCGACCCGCGGCTTAGCTGCAAAGCCAACTGCCTTTCGTTTTCCAATTCCTCTCGGAACCTGGGAGGCCTctggccgccccccgcccccactgtcAGACCCCAGACTCATCAGCCAGGCCAGTGGTCACGGTTCTTTATTAGGTAAAAGAAACAAGGATGTGTTTTTAGCATCTCCCCCGCGAAAGGAGGTTTCGCGGGCTGAGCCGGCCGGCACCGGCCACCTCTGGGCTCACTTGAACTTCTGCAAAAACTCGATGAGCTTCTCCTTGACCGACGGAGCCAACGTGGAGCAGTCCCAGTCCGCCAGCTTCACCAGCCGGTCATGGGCCTCCCAGAAGAGACCGGAGCCGATGTTCAGCTCCACGCGCATGCGCCACTCGGCCAACTTGGAGTTGTTGAGGAAGACGTTGTGGTTGCCTCCCATGGGCTGTGGGTGCGCCAAGAGAAAGGGGGCGTGGTCAGCCTGGGGGCCTGCCCCCCACCTGCCTCTGCCATGGGATggacagggtgggggcggggacggAGGGCCTGGAGTCCCCAAGCGTTCTTGGTCACTAGTCTTGCTCCTGAACCCCTCTTGAGGTGGCCCCCGGCCCAGATGGGTTCCCTGTCTCCAGCCTGAACCCTCCCGTGGGTCCTGCCCTCTTCCAGTCCCTcggggagcaggggaggaggccAGTTCTTCCCCATGCTGATCTCCCTCCAGGACGAAGCCCCAGGAGCTGCAAGGGGTGACCCCACGGGTAGTCTGCCCAGCAGTTTGAGTGACACCCGGGGCTGGCGGTCCTTGCGCCTAAAATGCCTGCGTCCcctactgcagtgcctgggtttcagtcctggccctactcccaattccaacttcctgctagtgcacaccctgggaggcagcagaagatggctcagttaCTGGGGTCCCTGTTAGACAcacgggggacctggattgaattcccggctcccagctttgtcctatcat
Proteins encoded in this window:
- the LOC133752143 gene encoding glutathione S-transferase theta-1 isoform X1, whose translation is MGLELYLDLLSQPCRAIYIFAKKNGIPFQLRPVELRQAEHLSEAFAQVNPLKKVPALKDGDFTLAESVAILLYLTHKYKVPDHWYPQDLQARARVDEYLAWQHTALRRSCLRALWHKLTERERERERDLPSADSFSRWPQWPGLGQAEARSQEPGARSFFLVFHVMFPVFLGELVSPELLAATLAELEVNLQALEDTFLQNKVFLAGPHVTLADLVAITELMHAVGAGCQVFEGRPKLAAWRQRVEAAVGEDLFREAHEVILKAKDSAPADPTIKQKLMPGVLAMIR
- the LOC133752143 gene encoding glutathione S-transferase theta-1 isoform X4, which codes for MGLELYLDLLSQPCRAIYIFAKKNGIPFQLRPVELRQAEHLSEAFAQVNPLKKVPALKDGDFTLAESPWGLVAKCLKVDPSWPPGVSVWRQPWGRTSSGRPMRSF